The Bombus pyrosoma isolate SC7728 linkage group LG3, ASM1482585v1, whole genome shotgun sequence genome has a segment encoding these proteins:
- the LOC122565727 gene encoding histone-lysine N-methyltransferase SMYD3 isoform X1, whose amino-acid sequence MSKSENFIKKGTTILTAKPFAYVLCSKYKNVRCDYCFKSGKLFRCSACQYVYYCNQSCQQMSWPMHSKECARLKKFSPWGISNVARLMARIIIKLNQGGDEERGYYNETSYRKFKDLMSHCSEIKKDEKKMEHFVCLCNVLHKFLEDMPIPSTAELLGIYGRITINSFSIFNLDMNIGVGIYLGPSILDHSCKPNAVATFEGTTITVKAIEDLPSLDLSQIRIPYIDVIKTTRDRRAELQSSYYFWCDCEKCEKPEPMAEAAACPNKLCTYPCAPNADLCEKCNTKFPENFKEIFDEISEFTAYHLENMKNIAYLDVSKMCLSRQEGVLHPLNVQYVQTLQTAFDSSINLQHWEEAESYAKKLINGYLTYYGEIHPSTGILYLSIGKLEVYLKKLKQAIKTLRKANLILTITHGAQHSVIVENLKPLLYQATMEDFSES is encoded by the exons atgagcAAAAGTgaaaactttattaaaaaaggcACCACTATTCTTACCGCCAAACCATTTGCTTATGTCCTttgttcaaaatataaaaatgtccGGTGTGATTATTGCTTTAAAAg TGGAAAACTCTTTAGATGTTCTGCCTGTCAGTATGTTTATTATTGTAATCAATCTTGTCAACAAATGTCCTGGCCCATGCATAGTAAAGAATGTgcaagattaaaaaaattttcaccATGGGGTATATCAAATGTTGCAAGACTAATGGcacgtataattataaaattaaatcaagGGGGAGATGAAGAAAGAGGATATTATAATGAAACTagttataggaaatttaaggACTTAATGTCTC ATTGTTCTGAGATAAAAAAGGATgagaaaaaaatggaacatTTTGTATGCTTATGTaatgttttacataaatttcttGAAGATATGCCTATACCAAGTACTGCAGAATTATTGGGTATTTATGGCAGAATTACTATTAATTCttttagtatatttaatttggaTATGAATATTGGTGTTGGTATTTATTTGGGACCTTCTATTCTGGATCATAGTTGCAAACCTAATGCTGTAGCAACCTTTGAGGGAACTACCATAACTGTTAAAGCAATAGAAGATCTTCCTTCTTTAGATTTGTCTCAG ATAAGGATACCATACATCGATGTAATTAAAACAACAAGAGATAGACGTGCAGAACTACAAAGTTCGTATTATTTTTGGTGTGACtgtgaaaaatgtgaaaaaccAGAACCAATGGCAGAAGCAGCAGCATGTCCAAACAAACTTTGTACATATCCTTGTGCCCCGAATGCTGATTTATGTGAAAAGTGTAATACAAAGTTCCcagaaaattttaaagaaatttttgacgAAATATCTGAGTTTACTGCATACcatttagaaaatatgaagaatATTGCCT ATCTGGACGTAAGCAAAATGTGTCTCTCAAGACAAGAAGGCGTTTTACATCCTCTCAATGTGCAGTATGTACAGACTTTACAAACTGCTTTTGACTCCTCTATAAATTTGCAACATTGGGAAGAAGCTGAATCCTATGCTAAAAAACTTATTAATGGCTATTT aACATATTATGGAGAAATTCATCCGTCAACTGGAATACTTTATTTATCAATAGGAAAACTTGaggtatatttgaaaaagttaaaaCAAGCTATCAAAACGTTAAGAAAGGCTAATTTGATATTAACAATAACACATGGAGCACAACATAGTGTAAtagtagaaaatttgaaaccactTCTTTATCAAGCCACTATGGAAGACTTCAGTGAatcataa
- the LOC122565727 gene encoding histone-lysine N-methyltransferase SMYD3 isoform X2: MSWPMHSKECARLKKFSPWGISNVARLMARIIIKLNQGGDEERGYYNETSYRKFKDLMSHCSEIKKDEKKMEHFVCLCNVLHKFLEDMPIPSTAELLGIYGRITINSFSIFNLDMNIGVGIYLGPSILDHSCKPNAVATFEGTTITVKAIEDLPSLDLSQIRIPYIDVIKTTRDRRAELQSSYYFWCDCEKCEKPEPMAEAAACPNKLCTYPCAPNADLCEKCNTKFPENFKEIFDEISEFTAYHLENMKNIAYLDVSKMCLSRQEGVLHPLNVQYVQTLQTAFDSSINLQHWEEAESYAKKLINGYLTYYGEIHPSTGILYLSIGKLEVYLKKLKQAIKTLRKANLILTITHGAQHSVIVENLKPLLYQATMEDFSES; the protein is encoded by the exons ATGTCCTGGCCCATGCATAGTAAAGAATGTgcaagattaaaaaaattttcaccATGGGGTATATCAAATGTTGCAAGACTAATGGcacgtataattataaaattaaatcaagGGGGAGATGAAGAAAGAGGATATTATAATGAAACTagttataggaaatttaaggACTTAATGTCTC ATTGTTCTGAGATAAAAAAGGATgagaaaaaaatggaacatTTTGTATGCTTATGTaatgttttacataaatttcttGAAGATATGCCTATACCAAGTACTGCAGAATTATTGGGTATTTATGGCAGAATTACTATTAATTCttttagtatatttaatttggaTATGAATATTGGTGTTGGTATTTATTTGGGACCTTCTATTCTGGATCATAGTTGCAAACCTAATGCTGTAGCAACCTTTGAGGGAACTACCATAACTGTTAAAGCAATAGAAGATCTTCCTTCTTTAGATTTGTCTCAG ATAAGGATACCATACATCGATGTAATTAAAACAACAAGAGATAGACGTGCAGAACTACAAAGTTCGTATTATTTTTGGTGTGACtgtgaaaaatgtgaaaaaccAGAACCAATGGCAGAAGCAGCAGCATGTCCAAACAAACTTTGTACATATCCTTGTGCCCCGAATGCTGATTTATGTGAAAAGTGTAATACAAAGTTCCcagaaaattttaaagaaatttttgacgAAATATCTGAGTTTACTGCATACcatttagaaaatatgaagaatATTGCCT ATCTGGACGTAAGCAAAATGTGTCTCTCAAGACAAGAAGGCGTTTTACATCCTCTCAATGTGCAGTATGTACAGACTTTACAAACTGCTTTTGACTCCTCTATAAATTTGCAACATTGGGAAGAAGCTGAATCCTATGCTAAAAAACTTATTAATGGCTATTT aACATATTATGGAGAAATTCATCCGTCAACTGGAATACTTTATTTATCAATAGGAAAACTTGaggtatatttgaaaaagttaaaaCAAGCTATCAAAACGTTAAGAAAGGCTAATTTGATATTAACAATAACACATGGAGCACAACATAGTGTAAtagtagaaaatttgaaaccactTCTTTATCAAGCCACTATGGAAGACTTCAGTGAatcataa
- the LOC122565720 gene encoding rab-like protein 6 isoform X1 yields the protein MFSAFKRLAGKSDGVGNISPRPAHQSMPTTLQRKFAKGVQYNMKIIIKGDRNVGKTCLFHRLQGQKFIEEYIPTEEIQVTSIQWNYKATDDIVKVEVWDVVDKGRRRKKLEGLKMDNSQSENIIEEPALDAEFLDVYKGTNGVIIMMDITKSWTFDYVQRELPKIPNHIPVIVLGNHCDMSHHRTVTSDHVTYFIDSLHERTAQVRYAESSMRNGFGLKLLHKFFNLPFLQLQRETLLKQLETNEEETRLTIQELDLFQDSDDANYNKFLDNLVNRRRALADSVSASILVPNVTSSLSNHNISSNGNINVNAEVKRSVSMPGPIGGGTPIPVKNIDFKSIPKKENFTNTSEIQAVPIKNSQITSVLSSTQNISKADSKMAELLSESSDRRDSISKPQSLMSKIFGNKKEDEIDKGTHINSPNTSVPLTSVEDFVPDDGLLDRSFLEDSSQVSPQKVQHEELDSESDTETANPLVAGYEDDLSSADEATPPIQPKLAENPLSKQKHKRETLSHVEINPEKLRQITKRDSISSIDQELQISNNYDINEQQEINSDAFDSWLRRDSKWRQSPEGGEDVSSNSTRKDRLELSDKSLDVSVTSSNVHLELLDNTSVRHMSSDGGSPVLKEKKKHKEKTEDREKKKKKKSKDKEKDKEKIDKAEKKKKRSLHRSRDENRERDELEEFLNGSVTRIGVDVAYEAI from the exons atgttCTCTGCATTTAAAAGACTAGCCGGAAAGTCAGATGGAGTTGGCAATATATCTCCTAGACCAGCTCATCAATCTATGCCAACAActttacaaagaaaatttgcTAAAGGTGTACAATATAATA tgaaaattattataaagggTGACAGAAATGTAGGAAAGACTTGTCTATTTCATAGACTTCAAGGCCAAAAATTTATAGAGGAATATATACCAACGGAGGAAATACAAGTAACCAGTATTCAATGGAACTATAAAGCTACTGATGATATCGTTAAAGTTGAAGTTTGGGATGTTGTAGATAAAGGACGACGTAGAAAAAAGTTAGAAGGTTTAAAAATGGACAATTCGCAgtctgaaaatattattgaggAGCCCGCATTAGATGCAGAATTTCTTGATGTTTATAAAGGGACCAACGGTGTCATTATTATGATGGATATTACAAAATCTTGGACATTTGATTATGTACAAAGAGAACTTCCAAAAATTCCTAACCATATTCCAGTAATTGTTTTAGGGAATCATTGTGATATGTCACATCACAGAACTGTTACATCAGATCATGTAACGTACTTCATTGATTCGTTACATGAAAGAACAGCGCAA GTCAGGTATGCAGAATCATCTATGAGAAATGGCTTTGGATTAAAACTTTTGCACAAATTCTTtaatcttccttttcttcaacTGCAAAGAGAAACATTATTGAAACAGCTTGAAACTAATGAGGAGGAGACACGTTTGACAATACAAGAACTTGATCTCTTTCAAGATAGTGACGATGccaattataacaaatttttggaTAATCTTGTTAACAGAAGAAGAGCACTTGCTGATTCTGTTTCTGCCAGTATTCTAGTCCCTAATGTTACATCTTCTTTGAGCAATCATAATATATCTTCCAATGgcaatataaatgtaaatgctGAAGTTAAAAGATCAGTATCTATGCCTGGCCCAATAGGAGGTGGAACTCCTATTCcagtgaaaaatatagattttaaatcaataccaaagaaggaaaattttacaaacacTTCTGAAATTCAAGCAGTTCctattaaaaattcacagaTTACATCGGTATTATCTAgtacacaaaatatttcaaaagcgGATTCTAAAATGGCTGAACTTTTAAGTGAAAGTTCTGACAGACGAGATTCAATTAGCAAACCACAATCACTTATGTCGAAAATATTTggtaataaaaaggaagatgaaATAGATAAAGGAACGCATATTAATAGCCCAAATACAAGTGTACCCTTAACTAGTGTTGAAGATTTTGTACCAGATGATGGATTGTTAGATCGATCATTTTTAGAAGATAGTAGTCAAGTTTCGCCACAAAAGGTACAGCATGAGGAGCTGGATTCTGAAAG TGATACCGAAACTGCAAATCCCTTGGTTGCCGGATATGAAGATGATTTATCATCAGCTGACGAAGCAACGCCTCCTATTCAACCTAAATTAGCTGAAAATCCATTAAGCAAACAAAAACACAAGCGTGAAACTTTATCGCATGTAGAAATAAATCCGGAAAAACTGCGACAAATTACGAAACGTGATTCTATTTCATCTATAGACcaagaattacaaatatcgaaCAATTATGACATAAATGAACAACAAGAGATTAACTCGGATGCATTTGATAGTTGGCTTCGACGTGATTCCAAATGGAGACAAAGTCCCGAGGGTGGTGAAGATGTAAGCAGTAATAGCACCAGAAAAGATAGATTGGAACTGAGTGACAAAAGTTTAGACGTTAGTGTAACAAGTTCTAATGTGCATTTAGAGTTGCTCGACAATACCAGCGTACGTCATATGAGCTCCGATGGTGGGAGCCCTGTgttaaaggaaaagaaaaaacataaaGAAAAG ACGGAAGatagagagaagaagaaaaagaagaagtctaaggataaagaaaaagataaagaaaaaatagataaagcagaaaagaaaaagaaacgttcgcTACATCGTTCAAGAGATGAAAACAGAGAACGCGATGAACTTGAAGAATTTCTCAATGGTTCTGTAACTAGAATTGGTGTTGATGTTGCCTATGAAGCGATATAG
- the LOC122565720 gene encoding rab-like protein 6 isoform X2, translated as MDNSQSENIIEEPALDAEFLDVYKGTNGVIIMMDITKSWTFDYVQRELPKIPNHIPVIVLGNHCDMSHHRTVTSDHVTYFIDSLHERTAQVRYAESSMRNGFGLKLLHKFFNLPFLQLQRETLLKQLETNEEETRLTIQELDLFQDSDDANYNKFLDNLVNRRRALADSVSASILVPNVTSSLSNHNISSNGNINVNAEVKRSVSMPGPIGGGTPIPVKNIDFKSIPKKENFTNTSEIQAVPIKNSQITSVLSSTQNISKADSKMAELLSESSDRRDSISKPQSLMSKIFGNKKEDEIDKGTHINSPNTSVPLTSVEDFVPDDGLLDRSFLEDSSQVSPQKVQHEELDSESDTETANPLVAGYEDDLSSADEATPPIQPKLAENPLSKQKHKRETLSHVEINPEKLRQITKRDSISSIDQELQISNNYDINEQQEINSDAFDSWLRRDSKWRQSPEGGEDVSSNSTRKDRLELSDKSLDVSVTSSNVHLELLDNTSVRHMSSDGGSPVLKEKKKHKEKTEDREKKKKKKSKDKEKDKEKIDKAEKKKKRSLHRSRDENRERDELEEFLNGSVTRIGVDVAYEAI; from the exons ATGGACAATTCGCAgtctgaaaatattattgaggAGCCCGCATTAGATGCAGAATTTCTTGATGTTTATAAAGGGACCAACGGTGTCATTATTATGATGGATATTACAAAATCTTGGACATTTGATTATGTACAAAGAGAACTTCCAAAAATTCCTAACCATATTCCAGTAATTGTTTTAGGGAATCATTGTGATATGTCACATCACAGAACTGTTACATCAGATCATGTAACGTACTTCATTGATTCGTTACATGAAAGAACAGCGCAA GTCAGGTATGCAGAATCATCTATGAGAAATGGCTTTGGATTAAAACTTTTGCACAAATTCTTtaatcttccttttcttcaacTGCAAAGAGAAACATTATTGAAACAGCTTGAAACTAATGAGGAGGAGACACGTTTGACAATACAAGAACTTGATCTCTTTCAAGATAGTGACGATGccaattataacaaatttttggaTAATCTTGTTAACAGAAGAAGAGCACTTGCTGATTCTGTTTCTGCCAGTATTCTAGTCCCTAATGTTACATCTTCTTTGAGCAATCATAATATATCTTCCAATGgcaatataaatgtaaatgctGAAGTTAAAAGATCAGTATCTATGCCTGGCCCAATAGGAGGTGGAACTCCTATTCcagtgaaaaatatagattttaaatcaataccaaagaaggaaaattttacaaacacTTCTGAAATTCAAGCAGTTCctattaaaaattcacagaTTACATCGGTATTATCTAgtacacaaaatatttcaaaagcgGATTCTAAAATGGCTGAACTTTTAAGTGAAAGTTCTGACAGACGAGATTCAATTAGCAAACCACAATCACTTATGTCGAAAATATTTggtaataaaaaggaagatgaaATAGATAAAGGAACGCATATTAATAGCCCAAATACAAGTGTACCCTTAACTAGTGTTGAAGATTTTGTACCAGATGATGGATTGTTAGATCGATCATTTTTAGAAGATAGTAGTCAAGTTTCGCCACAAAAGGTACAGCATGAGGAGCTGGATTCTGAAAG TGATACCGAAACTGCAAATCCCTTGGTTGCCGGATATGAAGATGATTTATCATCAGCTGACGAAGCAACGCCTCCTATTCAACCTAAATTAGCTGAAAATCCATTAAGCAAACAAAAACACAAGCGTGAAACTTTATCGCATGTAGAAATAAATCCGGAAAAACTGCGACAAATTACGAAACGTGATTCTATTTCATCTATAGACcaagaattacaaatatcgaaCAATTATGACATAAATGAACAACAAGAGATTAACTCGGATGCATTTGATAGTTGGCTTCGACGTGATTCCAAATGGAGACAAAGTCCCGAGGGTGGTGAAGATGTAAGCAGTAATAGCACCAGAAAAGATAGATTGGAACTGAGTGACAAAAGTTTAGACGTTAGTGTAACAAGTTCTAATGTGCATTTAGAGTTGCTCGACAATACCAGCGTACGTCATATGAGCTCCGATGGTGGGAGCCCTGTgttaaaggaaaagaaaaaacataaaGAAAAG ACGGAAGatagagagaagaagaaaaagaagaagtctaaggataaagaaaaagataaagaaaaaatagataaagcagaaaagaaaaagaaacgttcgcTACATCGTTCAAGAGATGAAAACAGAGAACGCGATGAACTTGAAGAATTTCTCAATGGTTCTGTAACTAGAATTGGTGTTGATGTTGCCTATGAAGCGATATAG
- the LOC122565730 gene encoding uncharacterized protein LOC122565730, giving the protein MSFYLRPISNKFTSFVNVRKQVTDINYQLLNNIKPSLFLDEFLDTQGSSIINDRENHLNSTVHLLSQNEPAVFNANTESHKNKKYNWTKQRIIKLHKQKQMNTQMQSVTNLDLDMTLLKNNTQWEKSFLNLKNKSFHLPYTKMVMTKRISDNVLLSSQKDGILYTETAPNVRSVNEMQASEDRNPIESNLQNVFDVLRKDLPLLFVKQLDYGIYTKDLVFVNNIRGTTSVGIQHYFKQIAFLKVIGHLKYAFVKFEVLKMTIHPEDNSIKVRWRIVGISGTRVFLTFWKIKMWNSKEQAENTPAWYDGFSTFYVNNDGKVFKHVVDKTMPDQNVTEKFKSPIDAKLALFVALSGLDTHFTQFCLKRYTKLLRIK; this is encoded by the exons atgtcattttatttacgtcctatttcaaataaatttacatctttTGTTAATGTACGAAAACAAGTAACTGATATCAACTAtcagttattaaataatattaaacccTCTTTGTTTTTGGATGAA tttttagaTACGCAAGGAAGCTCAATAATAAATGACAGAGAAAATCATTTGAACTCAACAGTTCATTTGTTGAGTCAAAATGAACCAGCTGTTTTTAATGCTAATACTGAGAGTcataaaaacaagaaatataattggaCTAAACagcgaattattaaattacataaacaaaaacaaatgaaTACTCAAATGCAAAGTGTTACCAATTTAGATTTAGACATGACATTATTAAAGAACAATACACAATGGGAAAAATCgttcttaaatttaaaaaataaaagttttcatTTACCATATACAAAGATGGTAATGACTAAGAGGATATCTGATAATGTCTTACTTAGCTCTCAAAAGGATGGAATACTTTATACAGAAACTGCTCCTAATGTGCGTAGTGTAAATGAAATGCAAGCTTCTGAGGATCGTAATCCAATTGaatcaaatttacaaaatgtgTTTGATGTTCTTCGTAAGGAT TTGCCGCTTCTATTTGTTAAACAATTGGATTATGGAATCTATACAAAGGATTTAGTTTTTGTCAACAATATCAGAGGAACAACAAGTGT tGGTATCCAGCATTATTTTAAGCAAATAGCgtttttaaaagtaatagGCCATTTAAAGTATGCTTTTGTTAAGTTCGAGGTTTTAAAAATGACTATACACCCTGAGGATAACAGTATTAAAGTTCGTTGGCGTATAGTAGGTATTTCTGGTACACGtgtatttcttacattttggaaaattaaaatgtggAATTCAAAAGAACAAGCAGAGAATACACCAGC GTGGTATGATGGTTTTTCGACTTTTTATGTCAACAATGATGGGAAGGTATTTAAGCACGTCGTTGACAAAACGATGCCTGATCAAAAtgtaacagaaaaatttaaGTCACCCATTGACGCAAAACTTGCATTATTTGTTGCTTTATCAGGTTTAGATACACATTTCAcacaattttgtttaaaaagatatactAAACTGcttcgaataaaatag
- the LOC122565740 gene encoding DNA-directed RNA polymerase II subunit RPB7 isoform X2, with protein sequence MFGGVMYLCKWSLYYVYKRLGGPGINMFYHISLEHEILLHPRYFGPQLLDTVKQKLYTEVEGTCTGKYGFVVAVTTIDNIGAGIIQPGQGFVVYPVKYKAIVFRPFKGEVLDAIVTQVNKVGMFAEIGPLSCFISHHSIPADMQFCPNINPPCYKSKEEDVIIQPDDEIRLKIVGTRVDATGIFAIGTLMDDYLGLVCN encoded by the exons ATGTTTGGAGGAGTTATGTATTTGTGTAAATGGTCATTATACTACGTATACAAACGTTTGGGGGGACCTGGTATAAACATGTTTTATCAT ATATCGTTAgaacatgaaattttattacaccCTAGATACTTTGGACCTCAATTATTAGATACAGTGAAGCAAAAATTGTATACTGAAGTAGAAGGCACATGTACAGGAAA ATATGGTTTCGTAGTTGCTGTAACAACAATAGATAACATTGGCGCAGGGATCATACAGCCAGGACAAGGTTTTGTTGTGTATCCTGTTAAATACAAGGCCATTGTATTTAGACCATTTAAAGGAGAAGTATTAGATGCTATAGTAACGCAAGTAAACAAG GTTGGAATGTTTGCTGAAATAGGGCCACTTTCATGTTTTATATCACACCAt TCAATTCCAGCAGATATGCAGTTTTGTCCAAATATAAATCCACCATGCTACAAATCTAAAGAAGAG GATGTAATTATTCAACCAGATGACGAGATAAGGTTAAAAATTGTGGGCACAAGAGTCGATGCAACAGGAATT tttgCTATTGGAACATTGATGGATGATTATCtgg gACTTGTGTGTAATTGA
- the LOC122565740 gene encoding DNA-directed RNA polymerase II subunit RPB7 isoform X1 gives MFGGVMYLCKWSLYYVYKRLGGPGINMFYHISLEHEILLHPRYFGPQLLDTVKQKLYTEVEGTCTGKYGFVVAVTTIDNIGAGIIQPGQGFVVYPVKYKAIVFRPFKGEVLDAIVTQVNKVGMFAEIGPLSCFISHHSIPADMQFCPNINPPCYKSKEEDVIIQPDDEIRLKIVGTRVDATGIFAIGTLMDDYLGKYLFY, from the exons ATGTTTGGAGGAGTTATGTATTTGTGTAAATGGTCATTATACTACGTATACAAACGTTTGGGGGGACCTGGTATAAACATGTTTTATCAT ATATCGTTAgaacatgaaattttattacaccCTAGATACTTTGGACCTCAATTATTAGATACAGTGAAGCAAAAATTGTATACTGAAGTAGAAGGCACATGTACAGGAAA ATATGGTTTCGTAGTTGCTGTAACAACAATAGATAACATTGGCGCAGGGATCATACAGCCAGGACAAGGTTTTGTTGTGTATCCTGTTAAATACAAGGCCATTGTATTTAGACCATTTAAAGGAGAAGTATTAGATGCTATAGTAACGCAAGTAAACAAG GTTGGAATGTTTGCTGAAATAGGGCCACTTTCATGTTTTATATCACACCAt TCAATTCCAGCAGATATGCAGTTTTGTCCAAATATAAATCCACCATGCTACAAATCTAAAGAAGAG GATGTAATTATTCAACCAGATGACGAGATAAGGTTAAAAATTGTGGGCACAAGAGTCGATGCAACAGGAATT tttgCTATTGGAACATTGATGGATGATTATCtgggtaaatatttattttattag